Below is a genomic region from Desulfuromonas sp..
CACATGAAAGTCCTCACCCCCTTTGCGGTAGGAGAGCTCACCGATCTTGAGGGTGGTCAGCATCGGTGTGTGACCGGGAAGAATGCCGAACTCGCCGACCGCACCCGGCGCGGTGATCTCATCAACGTCCTCTGAGAGCACCTTTTTATAGGGCGTGACCATTTCCAGCTTGAGTGTCTCTGCCATGCCAAACGTCCTTTATCGGTAGGCGGGGCAAGGCTGCCCCGCCGCTGCTGCTTCGGTTAGGCCGCCAGCTTCTTGGCCTTTTCAAGGGCCTCGTCGATGGTGCCGACCAGGTAGAAGGCCTGCTCGGGGACATCGTCGTGCTTGCCGTCGACGATTTCCCTGAAACCCTTGATGGTGTCCTTGAGCTCGACGTACTTTCCGGGAGACCCGGTGAAGACCTCGGCGACGTGGAAGGGCTGGGACAAGAAACGCTGGATCTTGCGCGCCCGGGCGACGACCAGCCGGTCTTCCTCCGAGAGCTCGTCCATGCCGAGGATGGCGATGATGTCCTGCAGGTCCTTGTAGCGCTGAAGGACGAACTGAACTTCGCGGGCAAGCGTGTAGTGCTCTTCGCCGACAACCTGAGGATCGAGGATCCGGCTGTTGGAGTCGAGGGGGTCCACCGCGGGATAGATGCCGAGCTCGGCGATCTGCCGGGAGAGAACCGTCGTGGCGTCGAGGTGGGCAAAGGCCGTCGCCGGCGCCGGATCGGTGAGGTCGTCGGCGGGGACGTAGATCGCCTGCACCGAGGTGATGGAGCCCTTGGTGGTGGTGGTGATGCGCTCCTGCAGTTCGCCCATCTCGGTGGAGAGGGTCGGCTGGTAACCGACGGCCGAGGGGATGCGGCCCAGGAGCGCCGAAACCTCGGAGCCGGCCTGGGTGAAGCGGAAGATGTTGTCGACGAAAAGGAGCACGTCCTGACCTTCTTCGTCACGGAAGTACTCGGCGACGGTCAGAGCGGAGAGGGCGACACGGGCGCGGGCCCCGGGGGGCTCGTTCATCTGGCCGTAGACCAGAGCGGTCTTCCCGAGAACGCCGGATTCCTTCATCTCTTCCCAGAGGTCGTTCCCCTCGCGGGTCCGCTCGCCGACACCGGCGAAAACAGATAAGCCGCCGTGCTGCTGGGCGAGGTTATTGATGAGTTCCATGATCAGAACCGTCTTGCCGACGCCGGCGCCGCCGAAGAGGCCGATCTTGCCGCCGCGGACGTAGGGAGCGAGCAGGTCGATGACCTTGATCCCGGTCTCAAACGACTCGACCTTGGTCGACTGGTCGACGAACGCGGGGGTAGGACGGTGGATCTCCCACTCCAGGTCGGTTTTAATCGGTCCAGCCTCGTCAACGGGCTCCCCGACGACGTTGAGGATCCGGCCGAGGGTGCCGCTCCCGACGGGCATGACGATCTGCTTGCCGGTGTCCATGACCTCCTGGCCGCGCACCAGACCCTCGGAGGAGTCCATCGCGATGGTCCGGACGGTGTTTTCGCCAAGATGCTGGGCAACCTCGACGACGAGGTTCCACTCACCTTCGCCAAGGGCGGGGTTGGTGATCTTGAGGGCGTGGTAAATCTCGGGGAGCTTACCGGCCTCAAATTCCACGTCGACGACGGGGCCGATAACCTGAGTGATCTTTCCTTTATTCATGATGAACCGTTCCTCCTTTTTCCACCCTTGACAAGGTGTGAGTCGTCGTTCTTTTTCTTTATTTGATCGATTCGGCACCGGAGATGATTTCCATCAACTCCTTGGTGATCGCGGCCTGCCGTGCCCGGTTGTACTGCAGGGTCAGCTTGCCGATCATTTCCGTTGCGTTCTTGCTGGCGCTGTCCATGGCGCTCATCCGCGCCCCATGCTCCGATGCCACCGACTCGAGAAGGCCGCGGAAGATCTGCACCTCGACATACTTGGGCAGGATCTGCTCCAGGACAGCCCCGCGGCTCGGCTCGTAGAGGTACCCGACCTGATGCTCACCCTCCTCGACGTCCTGAGGCACGACCGGCAGGAGTTGGGAGAGGGTCACGTCCTGAGAGATGGCGCTGCGGAAGGCATTGTAGAGGATATAGACGGCATCGTACTTTTCGCTGGCGTACCCCTCGACGACCTCCTGCCCGATAAGGGCCCCCGTGCTGTAGGAAATATCGCCGGTGATGTTCTCGTAGACCTTGGCGATGTTCTCCGGGGTGCGGTGCTTGAGGTACTCCTTGCCCTTGCGGCCGATGATCATCACATCGACGGCCTCATAGCCCTCGGGGTTGTCCTTGATGAACTTCTCGGCGGCCTTGGAGACGCTGGCGTTGAAGCCCCCGCAGAGACCGCGATCGCCGGTCATGAGGACCAACAAAGCGCGCCCCTTGCCCCGCTCCTGAAGCAGGGGATGGG
It encodes:
- the atpD gene encoding F0F1 ATP synthase subunit beta translates to MNKGKITQVIGPVVDVEFEAGKLPEIYHALKITNPALGEGEWNLVVEVAQHLGENTVRTIAMDSSEGLVRGQEVMDTGKQIVMPVGSGTLGRILNVVGEPVDEAGPIKTDLEWEIHRPTPAFVDQSTKVESFETGIKVIDLLAPYVRGGKIGLFGGAGVGKTVLIMELINNLAQQHGGLSVFAGVGERTREGNDLWEEMKESGVLGKTALVYGQMNEPPGARARVALSALTVAEYFRDEEGQDVLLFVDNIFRFTQAGSEVSALLGRIPSAVGYQPTLSTEMGELQERITTTTKGSITSVQAIYVPADDLTDPAPATAFAHLDATTVLSRQIAELGIYPAVDPLDSNSRILDPQVVGEEHYTLAREVQFVLQRYKDLQDIIAILGMDELSEEDRLVVARARKIQRFLSQPFHVAEVFTGSPGKYVELKDTIKGFREIVDGKHDDVPEQAFYLVGTIDEALEKAKKLAA
- the atpG gene encoding ATP synthase F1 subunit gamma — protein: MANLKDIKKRIGSVKNTQQITKAMKMVSAAKLRRAQDSVVAARPYAGKLLEVLSSLASREEADAHPLLQERGKGRALLVLMTGDRGLCGGFNASVSKAAEKFIKDNPEGYEAVDVMIIGRKGKEYLKHRTPENIAKVYENITGDISYSTGALIGQEVVEGYASEKYDAVYILYNAFRSAISQDVTLSQLLPVVPQDVEEGEHQVGYLYEPSRGAVLEQILPKYVEVQIFRGLLESVASEHGARMSAMDSASKNATEMIGKLTLQYNRARQAAITKELMEIISGAESIK